In bacterium, a genomic segment contains:
- a CDS encoding PLP-dependent aminotransferase family protein, with translation MAITVDRENRIPAYIQIRNQLREQILRGDLPRGTRLPPERKMAQSLGVSRTTVVSAYDELAAEGLVEARVGRGTLIATPPSGLTERGSGVRPLAWTAHMTNLAKRLQGEKPAGLYALAELCNRADLAQLCNGVPDSSLLPLDRIRQACEAVLRESAVAAVSAGAKHGIAPLREVIASRLARAGIASDADRVVVINGAQQGFDLLVRLLTEPGDTVIVESPTYLGAIDTFQAEGLRVIGIPVDRDGMDVDQAEFVVARYRPRFIYTVPTFQNPTGTTMSLERREKLLGIARRYQVPIIEDDPFGDLYFDEPPPPRLKALDGSGHVLYLGTVSKVLASGLRVGWLVAPQPVVEAAARLKALSDSQPVSLSQHLVLEFMGRGWLDEHVDTMRAIYASRYRAMDAALRRHLPREASWTPPGGGISMWVELPQQVGAQELLDAAAPRGVVFLPGHYLYPGGGPSNTCRLNFSVPDEHEIGRGVEAMGSALRQVMRRRTQAPAERAVPGPIA, from the coding sequence ATGGCCATTACAGTTGATCGCGAGAACCGGATACCGGCCTACATCCAGATCCGGAACCAGCTTCGGGAGCAGATCCTCAGAGGCGACCTGCCAAGGGGGACCCGGCTCCCGCCTGAGCGCAAGATGGCCCAGAGTCTGGGAGTATCGAGAACTACGGTCGTCAGCGCCTATGACGAACTCGCCGCGGAGGGGCTGGTCGAGGCGCGAGTTGGGCGCGGGACCCTGATCGCCACGCCTCCCTCTGGACTCACGGAAAGAGGCTCGGGTGTCCGGCCTCTGGCCTGGACCGCCCACATGACCAACCTGGCGAAGAGGTTGCAGGGAGAGAAACCGGCAGGACTCTATGCGCTTGCTGAACTGTGCAATAGGGCCGACTTGGCCCAACTCTGCAACGGCGTGCCCGACAGCTCGCTGCTGCCGCTGGATCGGATCAGGCAGGCCTGTGAGGCCGTCCTGCGCGAGTCGGCAGTCGCCGCGGTGAGCGCCGGCGCCAAGCATGGAATAGCCCCTCTGCGCGAAGTGATCGCCTCAAGGCTGGCCAGAGCCGGGATAGCGTCGGACGCGGACCGGGTCGTGGTGATCAACGGCGCACAGCAGGGGTTCGATCTCCTCGTGAGGCTCCTGACAGAACCTGGCGATACCGTGATTGTGGAGTCGCCGACATACCTGGGCGCGATTGACACTTTCCAGGCGGAGGGCCTGCGCGTCATAGGCATTCCGGTGGATCGAGACGGGATGGATGTGGACCAGGCCGAGTTCGTGGTCGCCCGATACCGGCCACGGTTCATCTACACCGTGCCCACGTTCCAGAACCCTACCGGGACGACGATGAGCCTCGAGCGGAGAGAAAAGCTGCTCGGCATCGCCCGGCGGTACCAGGTCCCCATCATCGAGGATGATCCTTTCGGCGATCTGTACTTCGACGAGCCGCCTCCGCCCAGGTTGAAGGCGCTTGACGGCAGTGGCCACGTGCTCTACCTAGGCACGGTATCCAAGGTCCTGGCTTCCGGGCTGCGGGTAGGCTGGCTTGTGGCGCCCCAGCCTGTGGTCGAGGCGGCCGCACGGCTGAAGGCTCTGAGCGACTCTCAGCCTGTGTCGCTGAGCCAACACCTCGTGTTGGAGTTCATGGGGCGCGGGTGGCTCGACGAGCACGTGGACACCATGAGGGCCATCTATGCATCGCGCTACCGGGCTATGGACGCCGCGCTGCGGCGACACCTCCCCCGGGAAGCTAGCTGGACCCCTCCCGGAGGGGGCATATCCATGTGGGTGGAGCTGCCGCAGCAGGTGGGGGCACAGGAGCTTCTAGATGCGGCCGCGCCGCGTGGTGTCGTATTCCTGCCGGGCCACTACCTATATCCGGGGGGTGGGCCTTCGAACACGTGCAGGCTCAACTTCAGCGTACCGGACGAGCACGAGATTGGGCGTGGGGTTGAGGCAATGGGGTCGGCACTGCGGCAGGTCATGCGCCGGCGCACCCAGGCGCCAGCCGAACGGGCGGTGCCGGGGCCAATCGCATAG
- a CDS encoding cupin domain-containing protein: MEGSRYRRVHASALEGFQHARDDYWYRSLVFGKGLFTYLAYVPPGGFMPPHGHEEDACELSFFMLEGELEITLEGETFVVAPGEAIHVDPGVSPGVRNSGIRTASFLLTFSPPPKIASLEALRERYERPGDGVKSPEEMEALVRQSPVSRQTGRGRP; encoded by the coding sequence ATGGAAGGTAGCCGCTACCGGCGCGTCCACGCCAGCGCCCTCGAGGGGTTCCAGCACGCCCGCGACGACTACTGGTACCGCTCGCTCGTCTTTGGGAAGGGTCTCTTCACCTATCTGGCCTATGTGCCGCCGGGAGGGTTCATGCCTCCCCACGGCCACGAGGAGGATGCGTGCGAGCTGTCGTTCTTCATGCTGGAGGGCGAACTAGAGATCACGCTGGAGGGCGAGACCTTCGTGGTGGCGCCGGGTGAGGCAATTCACGTGGATCCGGGCGTCTCGCCGGGCGTTCGTAACTCTGGGATCCGTACTGCCAGTTTCCTGCTTACGTTTTCCCCTCCCCCGAAGATCGCGTCACTGGAGGCGCTCCGAGAACGCTACGAGCGTCCGGGGGACGGGGTGAAGTCACCTGAAGAGATGGAGGCGCTGGTCAGGCAGTCGCCTGTCAGCCGACAAACCGGTCGAGGGCGTCCTTGA
- a CDS encoding metal-sensing transcriptional repressor produces the protein MPHTRTVKVTNRLARIEGHMRSIGTMVSEGRPCPEVLVQTAAARAALDQAARVLLEDHLAHCIIEAQGRGNVAAAIGELKDALDRFVG, from the coding sequence ATGCCGCATACCAGGACCGTGAAGGTTACGAACAGGCTGGCGCGCATCGAGGGGCACATGCGCAGCATCGGTACGATGGTCTCCGAGGGCCGTCCCTGTCCCGAGGTTCTCGTACAGACCGCGGCGGCCCGCGCCGCGCTGGACCAGGCCGCCCGCGTCCTGCTGGAAGATCACCTGGCGCACTGCATCATCGAGGCGCAGGGCCGCGGGAACGTCGCCGCGGCGATCGGCGAGCTCAAGGACGCCCTCGACCGGTTTGTCGGCTGA